From the genome of Burkholderiales bacterium, one region includes:
- a CDS encoding GTP cyclohydrolase I FolE2 — MNYPDTLYPDPIEDVQNTPDTRRLAIDRVGIKAIRHPVRVADKSGGVQHTIATFKMYVHLPHNFKGTHMSRFVEILNAHEREISVESFESILRETVERLDAEAGHIEMNFPYFINKTAPVTGSQSLLDYDVTFIGNIEKGEYHFTMKVVVPVTTLCPCSKKISDYGAHNQRSHVTVTAETDDFVWIEEIVRYAEDQASCELYGLLKRPDEKFVTERAYDNPKFVEDMVRDIAAVLNRDKRIDAYVVESENFESIHNHSAYALIQRDKRTQPEGAWHAV, encoded by the coding sequence ATGAACTATCCCGACACCCTCTATCCCGATCCCATCGAGGATGTGCAGAATACGCCCGATACGCGACGGCTTGCGATCGACCGCGTCGGCATCAAGGCGATCCGCCACCCGGTGCGCGTCGCCGATAAAAGCGGTGGCGTGCAGCATACGATCGCGACGTTCAAGATGTACGTGCATCTGCCGCACAATTTCAAGGGCACGCACATGTCGCGCTTCGTCGAAATCCTGAACGCGCACGAACGCGAGATTTCCGTCGAATCGTTCGAGAGCATCCTGCGCGAGACGGTCGAGCGGCTGGATGCCGAAGCCGGTCACATCGAAATGAATTTTCCATATTTCATCAACAAGACAGCGCCGGTCACCGGCTCGCAGAGCCTGCTCGATTACGACGTTACCTTCATTGGCAATATCGAAAAAGGCGAATACCATTTCACGATGAAAGTCGTCGTGCCGGTCACGACGCTGTGTCCGTGCTCGAAGAAGATTTCGGATTACGGCGCGCATAATCAACGTTCGCATGTAACGGTGACTGCGGAAACCGACGATTTCGTCTGGATTGAAGAAATCGTGCGCTACGCTGAAGACCAGGCCTCGTGCGAGCTGTATGGCCTGCTGAAACGTCCGGACGAGAAATTCGTCACTGAGCGCGCTTACGACAATCCCAAGTTCGTCGAGGACATGGTGCGCGATATCGCCGCTGTGTTAAATCGCGACAAGCGCATCGACGCCTATGTGGTCGAGTCGGAAAACTTCGAGTCGATCCACAACCATTCCGCATACGCTCTGATCCAGCGCGACAAACGCACGCAGCCCGAAGGCGCGTGGCACGCGGTATAA
- a CDS encoding DUF4112 domain-containing protein, translated as MALKTVGSFASSSPLPDAAAREKLERLSHWLDDRFAIPGTNWRIGLDGIIGLVPGIGDVVTTALAAYIVIEARRMGVPKTVLMRMIKNVVVDAAVGSVPLIGDVIDIRMKTNRKNLALLNDYFDSLREIEVGKRKARWARGRRGKR; from the coding sequence ATGGCGCTGAAAACAGTCGGCTCTTTCGCCAGTTCGTCCCCGCTTCCAGACGCCGCGGCGCGCGAAAAACTCGAGCGCCTGTCGCACTGGCTGGACGATCGTTTCGCAATTCCGGGAACGAACTGGCGCATCGGTCTCGACGGCATCATCGGGCTTGTGCCCGGCATCGGCGACGTAGTCACGACAGCGCTTGCGGCCTACATTGTGATCGAGGCGCGGCGGATGGGCGTACCGAAAACGGTGCTCATGCGCATGATCAAGAATGTGGTCGTGGACGCCGCGGTCGGCAGTGTGCCCTTGATCGGCGACGTGATCGATATCCGCATGAAAACCAACCGCAAGAATCTTGCGCTCCTGAACGATTATTTCGATTCGCTGCGCGAGATCGAGGTGGGAAAGCGCAAAGCCAGATGGGCGCGAGGCCGCCGCGGAAAACGCTGA
- a CDS encoding TIGR02281 family clan AA aspartic protease, giving the protein MSIRLRHALLLCQIIWPAHAGATEVNVIGLTSGKAVVTINGGKARTLSAGGTGPDKVKLISATSEAAVFEIGGARQTLRMGQSISASFAPTGVASVTLAADGRGHFQPAGSINGRSVTFLVDTGATMISMSNTEAKRLGINYLQGERGYTSTANGVVPVYRIKLDRVKVGDIQLHNVDGLVHEGNNLDIVLLGMSFLNRVEMRRDGSNMTLTKRY; this is encoded by the coding sequence ATGAGTATTCGCTTACGGCATGCGTTGCTGTTGTGTCAGATCATCTGGCCCGCCCACGCCGGCGCGACTGAGGTCAATGTCATCGGGCTGACCTCGGGCAAGGCGGTCGTAACCATCAATGGCGGCAAAGCGCGCACGTTGAGCGCGGGCGGAACCGGGCCCGACAAAGTGAAACTGATCAGCGCGACCAGTGAGGCGGCTGTCTTCGAGATCGGCGGCGCCCGCCAGACGCTGCGCATGGGGCAAAGCATTTCAGCCAGCTTCGCGCCCACGGGTGTTGCGAGCGTCACGCTGGCTGCGGATGGACGCGGTCATTTCCAGCCTGCCGGCAGCATCAACGGCCGCTCGGTCACGTTTCTTGTCGATACCGGCGCAACCATGATCTCGATGAGCAACACCGAGGCGAAGCGGCTCGGCATCAACTATCTGCAGGGCGAGCGCGGTTATACATCGACCGCCAACGGCGTTGTTCCGGTCTACCGCATCAAGCTCGACAGAGTCAAAGTCGGCGATATTCAATTGCACAACGTCGACGGCCTGGTTCACGAAGGCAACAACCTCGATATCGTACTGCTGGGAATGAGCTTCTTGAACCGCGTCGAAATGCGGCGCGACGGCAGCAATATGACGCTGACCAAACGGTACTAG
- a CDS encoding polyprenyl synthetase family protein: protein MLLDSLLPPVEIAPQRLHRAMRYAVLGGGKRIRPLLAFAAGELAEADVERVAIAAAATELIHAYSLVHDDLPCMDDDVLRRGKPSCHVEYDEATALLCGDALQSLAFQLIADYRLADEPAAQLEMVKLMAVATGSRGMAGGQAIDLDSVGKNLSLPEVEAMHIHKTGALIRVATLFGARCGNSLDDDGFARLDRYAQCMGLAFQVVDDLLDAESTTATLGKTAGKDADNNKPTYVSLLGLSATRDLAESLRCNAFEAVRGFGAEAVRLREIADYIVLRKF, encoded by the coding sequence ATGCTGCTCGATTCGCTGCTGCCGCCCGTCGAAATCGCACCGCAGCGCCTGCACCGGGCGATGCGCTATGCTGTGCTTGGCGGTGGCAAGCGCATCCGGCCGCTGCTCGCTTTCGCCGCCGGTGAGCTTGCAGAGGCCGACGTGGAACGCGTCGCAATTGCCGCGGCGGCGACCGAGCTCATCCATGCCTATTCGCTGGTGCACGACGATTTGCCGTGCATGGACGATGATGTTTTGCGTCGAGGCAAGCCAAGCTGTCACGTAGAATACGACGAGGCGACGGCGCTATTGTGCGGCGACGCGTTGCAAAGCCTGGCCTTCCAGTTGATCGCCGACTACCGGCTCGCGGATGAGCCTGCCGCGCAACTCGAAATGGTCAAGCTGATGGCAGTCGCAACCGGATCGCGCGGCATGGCCGGCGGCCAGGCAATCGATCTCGACAGCGTGGGCAAAAACCTGTCGCTACCCGAAGTCGAGGCGATGCACATTCACAAAACCGGCGCGCTGATTCGTGTCGCCACCTTGTTCGGCGCGCGTTGCGGCAACAGCCTTGACGATGACGGGTTCGCCCGGCTCGATCGCTATGCGCAGTGCATGGGCCTCGCATTCCAGGTCGTCGATGATCTGCTCGATGCCGAATCGACGACCGCAACCCTGGGCAAGACCGCCGGCAAGGATGCCGACAACAACAAGCCGACCTACGTCAGCTTGCTCGGGCTTTCGGCCACGCGCGATTTGGCCGAGAGCTTACGCTGCAACGCGTTCGAAGCCGTGCGCGGCTTTGGCGCAGAAGCCGTAAGGTTGCGCGAAATCGCCGACTATATTGTGCTACGTAAATTTTGA
- a CDS encoding exodeoxyribonuclease VII small subunit, producing the protein MSKPPDKTQTFETALAELEAIVASMEAGQLPLEQSFAAYKRGAELLQYCQGALQQVQQQVKVLEADTLKDLSGVHHPQ; encoded by the coding sequence ATGAGCAAACCCCCAGACAAAACCCAGACCTTCGAGACGGCGCTGGCCGAACTCGAAGCGATAGTCGCGAGCATGGAGGCCGGGCAATTGCCGCTCGAGCAATCGTTCGCTGCCTATAAACGCGGCGCCGAGCTTTTGCAGTATTGTCAGGGCGCGTTGCAGCAAGTGCAGCAGCAAGTGAAGGTGCTGGAGGCCGACACCCTCAAAGACTTGTCGGGTGTCCATCATCCACAATGA
- the dxs gene encoding 1-deoxy-D-xylulose-5-phosphate synthase, whose protein sequence is MYDLLETIDSPAQLRVLSRDKLQQLAVELRAFLVESVSRTGGHLSSNLGTVELTIALHYVFDTPHDRLIWDVGHQTYAHKILTGRRGGMDRLRMHGGLAGFPRRSESEFDTFGTAHSSTSISAALGMAVAAEQKNIDRHVVAIIGDGAMTAGMAFEALNNAGAMDTNLLVVLNDNDMSISHNVGALNNYLARLMSGRFYAAARKASGRLLKSVPPMRELARRAEEHMKGMVTPGTLFEEFGFNYIGPIDGHDLDVLVDTLNNLKNLEGPQLLHIATQKGKGYYLAEDDPILYHGPPKFDPEVGIVAKGGAKPTYTQVFGDWLCDMAEQDERLIGITPAMREGSGLVKFSQRFPKRYFDVGIAEQHALTFAAGLACEGLKPVVAIYSTFLQRAYDQLIHDIVLQNLPVVFAIDRAGLVGADGPTHAGSFDISYLRCLPNMVVMTPADENECRQMLYTAFQIDGPTAVRYPRGSGPGAVIEKTMRSLPLGRGEIRRRGTRIALLAFGSMLTPCLQAAVELNATVANMRFVKPLDEALIAELAASHELIVTVEENTVLGGAGSAVLEYLHSRAVGEASPMPPLLQLGLPDRFIDHGDPGILLAGCGLDQKGILAAVQKRLAEEQKRAEGQNPPRKRRLAE, encoded by the coding sequence GTGTACGACCTTCTGGAAACAATCGACAGCCCAGCGCAGTTGCGAGTTCTGAGCCGCGACAAGCTGCAGCAGCTCGCGGTCGAGTTGCGCGCTTTCCTCGTCGAATCGGTCAGCCGGACCGGTGGACATTTATCGTCGAACCTCGGCACCGTCGAGCTGACGATCGCGCTGCACTACGTGTTCGACACACCGCACGATCGCCTGATCTGGGATGTCGGCCATCAGACCTACGCGCACAAAATACTGACCGGCCGGCGCGGCGGGATGGATCGCTTGCGCATGCACGGCGGCCTGGCCGGTTTTCCGCGCCGCAGTGAAAGCGAATTCGATACGTTCGGCACCGCGCATTCGAGTACGTCGATCAGCGCCGCGCTCGGCATGGCGGTCGCTGCCGAGCAGAAAAACATCGATCGTCACGTGGTCGCCATCATCGGCGACGGCGCGATGACGGCGGGCATGGCGTTCGAAGCGCTCAACAACGCCGGCGCAATGGACACCAACCTGCTCGTCGTGCTCAATGACAACGACATGTCGATTTCGCACAACGTCGGCGCGCTGAACAATTATCTGGCGCGCCTGATGTCGGGTCGTTTTTACGCAGCGGCGCGCAAGGCCAGCGGCCGGCTGCTGAAAAGCGTGCCACCGATGCGTGAACTCGCGCGGCGCGCCGAAGAGCACATGAAAGGCATGGTCACGCCGGGAACGCTCTTCGAGGAATTCGGCTTCAACTATATCGGCCCGATCGACGGCCACGATCTCGACGTGCTGGTCGATACGCTGAACAACCTGAAAAATCTCGAAGGCCCGCAGTTGCTGCACATCGCGACGCAAAAAGGCAAGGGTTACTATCTGGCCGAGGACGACCCGATTCTGTATCACGGCCCGCCGAAGTTCGATCCGGAAGTCGGCATCGTGGCCAAAGGCGGCGCCAAGCCGACCTACACCCAGGTATTCGGCGACTGGCTTTGCGACATGGCCGAACAGGACGAACGCCTGATCGGCATCACGCCGGCGATGCGCGAAGGCTCCGGCCTGGTCAAATTTTCACAGCGTTTTCCCAAGCGCTACTTTGATGTCGGCATCGCGGAACAGCATGCTCTGACATTTGCCGCCGGGCTTGCCTGCGAAGGGCTGAAACCGGTTGTCGCGATTTACTCGACTTTTTTGCAGCGCGCCTACGACCAATTGATCCACGACATCGTGCTGCAGAATCTGCCCGTTGTGTTTGCCATCGATCGCGCCGGACTGGTCGGCGCCGACGGTCCCACGCACGCGGGCAGTTTCGATATCAGTTATTTGCGCTGCCTGCCGAATATGGTCGTGATGACCCCGGCCGACGAAAACGAATGCCGGCAAATGCTGTATACCGCGTTCCAGATCGATGGGCCCACGGCAGTCCGTTATCCGCGCGGCAGCGGTCCTGGCGCCGTCATCGAAAAAACCATGCGCTCGTTGCCGCTCGGTCGCGGCGAAATCCGCCGCCGCGGCACGCGCATCGCATTGCTTGCTTTCGGCAGCATGCTGACGCCTTGCCTGCAGGCGGCCGTAGAGCTGAATGCGACGGTTGCCAACATGCGTTTCGTCAAGCCGCTCGACGAAGCGCTGATCGCCGAGCTTGCGGCGAGCCACGAATTGATAGTGACTGTCGAAGAGAATACCGTGCTCGGCGGCGCCGGCAGCGCCGTGCTCGAATATCTGCATTCCCGCGCCGTTGGCGAAGCGAGCCCGATGCCGCCGCTGCTGCAGCTCGGATTGCCCGACCGGTTCATCGATCATGGCGATCCCGGAATTTTACTGGCCGGATGCGGTCTGGACCAAAAGGGCATCCTGGCCGCCGTCCAGAAAAGGCTGGCCGAGGAGCAAAAGCGGGCCGAGGGGCAGAATCCGCCCCGCAAGCGGCGGCTCGCCGAGTAG
- a CDS encoding aromatic ring-hydroxylating dioxygenase subunit alpha — protein sequence MTHFVECAALAAAKTHTPVAWYFDRTVAAAEARLLFARGPRYVGHELMTPEIGDYHTLEWMGHAKALVRNDNGIELMSNVCRHRQSILRKGHGNAGNIVCPLHRWTYDIEGKLLGAPHFPANPCLDLGKTRLARWNGLLFEGERDVARDLAQVGVMGEIDFNGYRFDRVEIDEYPFNWKTFVEVYLEDYHVIPYHPGLGGFVDCDELNWQFGDRFSVQTVGIKQNLARPGTQNYGKWHEQVLRYGDGAMPKYGAVWMIYYPNVMIEWYPHVLVISTLIPRGAEACTNIVEFYFPEEIALFERDYVEAERVAYDETAREDDEICQLMTEGRRALYEQGRSEAGPYQSPMEDGLQHFHEFLQRELGQHLDSV from the coding sequence ATGACCCATTTTGTCGAATGCGCGGCGCTGGCTGCGGCGAAGACCCACACACCGGTCGCATGGTATTTCGACCGGACCGTGGCCGCGGCCGAGGCGCGCCTGCTGTTTGCGCGCGGGCCGCGCTATGTCGGCCATGAGCTGATGACGCCGGAGATCGGCGACTATCACACGCTGGAATGGATGGGGCACGCGAAAGCGCTGGTCCGTAATGACAACGGCATCGAATTGATGAGCAACGTCTGCCGCCACCGCCAGTCGATCTTGCGCAAGGGGCACGGCAATGCCGGAAACATCGTCTGCCCGCTGCACCGCTGGACTTACGATATCGAGGGCAAACTGCTCGGTGCACCGCATTTTCCGGCCAACCCGTGCCTCGATCTGGGCAAGACCAGGCTCGCGCGCTGGAACGGACTGCTGTTCGAAGGCGAGCGCGACGTTGCGCGCGATCTCGCCCAAGTCGGGGTGATGGGCGAAATCGATTTCAACGGCTATCGCTTCGATCGCGTCGAGATCGACGAATACCCGTTCAACTGGAAAACCTTCGTCGAAGTTTATCTCGAGGATTATCACGTCATCCCCTATCACCCGGGGCTCGGCGGCTTTGTCGATTGCGATGAACTCAACTGGCAGTTCGGCGACCGTTTCAGCGTGCAGACGGTGGGCATCAAGCAGAATCTGGCCAGGCCGGGCACGCAGAATTACGGCAAATGGCATGAGCAGGTGCTGCGCTACGGCGACGGCGCAATGCCGAAGTACGGGGCCGTCTGGATGATCTATTATCCGAACGTCATGATCGAATGGTATCCGCACGTGCTGGTCATCAGCACGCTGATACCTCGTGGCGCGGAAGCTTGTACGAATATCGTCGAATTCTATTTCCCGGAAGAGATCGCGCTATTCGAGCGCGATTATGTCGAAGCCGAACGCGTCGCTTATGACGAAACCGCGCGCGAGGACGACGAAATCTGCCAGCTCATGACCGAGGGCAGGCGCGCGCTGTATGAGCAGGGCCGCTCGGAAGCCGGGCCGTACCAGTCGCCGATGGAAGATGGCTTACAGCATTTTCACGAATTCCTGCAACGCGAGCTCGGACAGCACCTCGACTCCGTTTAA
- a CDS encoding IS630 family transposase → MNNALNLTTEERRVLGSLTRSRVASAADAKRARLILMLDEGTSWNAISSQLPCTPDYISRWKGRFESERLGGLYARHRGRVPASDSARVEAKILAWTQKTPSDGATHWSSRRLAKTLGISHMMVARVWARHGLKPHRLARYMASNDPDFEAKAADVIGLYLNPPAHAAVFCVDEKTAIQALDRLDPVLPLSPGRIERHGFEYYRHGTLSLYAAFNTRTGEVLGKTAARHTSAEFVAFLADIVAHQPRRKEIHVICDNLSAHKTKSVDAFLGEHSHVHLHYTPTYSSWLNQVELWFAKIERDVIARGVFTSLPDLKRKLMRYIRKYNTAPKPVKWVYRNTAHRITTVSRVTVH, encoded by the coding sequence ATGAACAACGCGCTCAATTTGACGACGGAGGAGCGGCGCGTGCTGGGTTCGCTGACGCGCTCGCGGGTGGCAAGCGCGGCGGATGCAAAGCGTGCGCGGCTGATCCTGATGCTCGATGAAGGCACGAGTTGGAATGCGATCAGCTCCCAACTGCCGTGCACGCCGGACTACATCAGTCGCTGGAAGGGCCGTTTTGAATCGGAGCGGCTGGGAGGTTTGTACGCGCGCCACCGAGGTCGGGTGCCCGCCTCGGACAGCGCCCGGGTCGAGGCGAAGATTCTTGCCTGGACGCAGAAGACTCCGAGCGATGGCGCCACGCACTGGAGCAGTCGCAGGCTCGCCAAGACGCTGGGGATTTCGCACATGATGGTGGCTCGGGTATGGGCCAGGCATGGGCTCAAACCGCACCGGCTTGCGCGCTATATGGCCTCCAACGACCCGGACTTTGAAGCCAAGGCTGCCGATGTTATCGGCCTGTACCTGAATCCGCCAGCGCATGCGGCGGTATTCTGCGTTGATGAGAAGACGGCCATTCAAGCTCTGGATCGACTCGATCCGGTGCTGCCGCTGTCTCCCGGACGCATCGAGCGACACGGATTTGAGTACTACCGTCATGGCACGCTTTCCCTTTATGCCGCCTTCAACACCAGGACCGGCGAGGTCTTGGGCAAGACGGCGGCCCGGCACACCAGCGCCGAGTTCGTGGCATTCCTGGCCGACATCGTCGCGCATCAGCCCAGGCGCAAAGAGATCCATGTCATCTGCGATAACCTTTCGGCTCACAAGACCAAGAGCGTCGATGCGTTCTTGGGCGAGCATTCCCACGTGCATCTGCACTACACCCCGACCTACTCGTCTTGGCTGAACCAGGTAGAGCTCTGGTTCGCCAAGATCGAGCGCGATGTGATCGCGCGTGGCGTCTTCACCTCGCTACCCGATCTCAAGAGAAAGCTCATGCGTTATATCCGCAAATACAATACCGCGCCCAAACCAGTGAAATGGGTCTACCGCAACACCGCCCATCGAATCACTACGGTTTCACGCGTTACAGTTCACTAG